The following coding sequences are from one Dreissena polymorpha isolate Duluth1 chromosome 8, UMN_Dpol_1.0, whole genome shotgun sequence window:
- the LOC127843100 gene encoding oocyte zinc finger protein XlCOF28-like produces the protein MVIADIHQSKRRVSHGDGPGDQIVTFDSARVIGDAYRNNSSDRYASRGTHNVTAVQHDLSDEIYMEDGATEVDCSLNSDMSSVFATSSCSLAVSEDISDSEMLTCPQCAGNFRDRENLFRHVKEAHQQHVSAISGRRKFRCDQCQRSFKTMTALRNHARTHPNYFSQEDGFLNSSRNVRRASMDISGALECADVTFTILDASTSTVNSNVSHSPDDDVSMCDEHDVTITNEPDVHDVEHRTTDSYISESSPVSDRKRTSRRYSAIPVPLHRRVLVLNHKSVDKYKSDCETVNTNTPIQIRRRSSLIPRPKTPSSSTTAQRSSDRTARLRTTLKRCNTTRIDRTPISQRRTPNWSHHRDNTPGGKQQVPGTPNSKPKTPKKTKTPKTPKTPKTPKTPKTPRSATLIPSTKKDVLRKAKNSATKGPAHPGGEKFTCVKCGKTFVERAKLEVHFAAHAHETPEKCGIPRRTLKRNLMNKQLEIPTVCESLVSTPIKIYPCEKCGRSYDSQKFLDTHMKIHSIDTPYKCESCDKQFKYLSSLKAHSFVHRGESREVVTQSDDVISADNAKDSALRYYSTRSISNRDFSKGMDSLNVFSFLTKITGNESLSQLDLDMPFCCKSCDFKTSAPAALLRHMKEHARATGKYVCAVCNKSYKSHSNLKTHEKVHTISKLRQILIEGSMTRTCRQ, from the exons ATGGTGATCGCTGATATTCATCAATCGAAGAGGCGTGTGTCCCATGGGGATGGACCGGGAGACCAAATCGTGACCTTTGACTCGGCGCGCGTGATTGGTGACGCTTATCGCAACAACAGTAGCGACAGATATGCCTCGAGGGGTACACATAATGTTACCGCGGTACAACACGATCTCTCAGACGAAATATACATGGAGGATGGAGCAACTGAGGTAGACTGCAGCCTCAATTCGGATATGTCATCAGTTTTCGCGACCAGTAGCTGTTCTCTGGCCGTCAGTGAGGATATATCGGATTCAGAAATGTTGACGTGCCCGCAGTGTGCGGGAAACTTCCGGGACAGGGAAAACCTCTTCCGGCACGTGAAGGAGGCACACCAGCAGCATGTCAGCGCCATAAGCGGGCGCAGGAAGTTCCGTTGTGACCAGTGTCAGCGTTCGTTCAAAACTATG ACGGCACTACGAAATCATGCTCGGACGCATCCCAACTACTTTTCCCAAGAAGACGGCTTTCTGAACTCGTCGAGGAACGTACGTCGGGCGTCAATGGACATTTCCGGTGCGCTAGAATGTGCCGACGTGACTTTCACTATATTAGACGCGTCCACATCTACAGTCAACAGCAACGTGTCACATTCTCCCGATGATGACGTCAGTATGTGTGATGAACATGACGTCACGATAACCAACGAACCGGATGTGCATGATGTGGAACATCGAACAACGGATAGTTATATTTCCGAATCATCACCAGTGTCCGATAGGAAAAGAACTTCTCGACGTTACAGTGCAATACCAGTGCCACTTCATAGACGAGTTCTCGTACTGAATCATAAGTCGGTTGACAAATATAAATCAGACTGTGAAACTGTTAATACGAACACTCCAATCCAGATTAGACGGAGGTCGTCACTGATACCACGACCTAAAACGCCGTCAAGCTCGACGACAGCACAGCGTTCCAGTGACAGAACGGCTAGACTGAGAACTACTCTGAAGAGATGCAATACAACCCGCATAGACCGGACCCCGATCTCACAGAGAAGGACTCCCAATTGGAGTCACCATAGAGATAATACGCCTGGAGGCAAACAACAGGTTCCAGGGACACCAAATAGTAAGCCGAAGACGCCGAAAAAAACAAAGACACCGAAAACACCGAAAACACCTAAAACACCTAAAACGCCAAAGACCCCGAGAAGCGCGACGCTGATACCTTCAACAAAGAAAGACGTGTTGAGAAAGGCAAAGAATTCTGCCACGAAGGGCCCAGCGCATCCTGGCGGTGAAAAATTCACGTGCGTGAAATGTGGGAAGACGTTTGTGGAGCGCGCGAAGCTCGAGGTACACTTTGCAGCGCATGCACACGAGACTCCGGAAAAGTGCGGAATACCCCGCCGAACGCTGAAACGCAACTTAATGAATAAGCAG CTCGAGATTCCGACGGTGTGCGAATCGCTCGTAAGTACGCCGATCAAGATATACCCGTGCGAGAAATGTGGGCGTAGCTACGACTCACAAAAGTTCCTGGACACTCACATGAAAATACACTCCATAGATACGCCGTACAAGTGCGAAAGCTGCGACAAACAATTCAAGTACCTCTCCTCGCTGAAGGCGCACAGTTTCGTCCATCGCGGAGAGTCTCGTGAAGTGGTGACGCAATCCGATGACGTCATATCTGCCGATAACGCCAAAGACTCCGCTTTACGGTATTATAGTACTCGATCGATTAGCAACAGAGACTTCTCAAAAGGCATGGACAGTCTGAATGTATTCTCCTTCCTCACGAAGATCACCGGAAATGAATCTTTAAGTCAGTTGGACCTTGACATGCCATTCTGCTGTAAGTCATGTGACTTCAAGACCAGCGCCCCAGCAGCTCTGTTGAGACACATGAAGGAACATGCGCGCGCCACCGGCAAGTATGTGTGCGCCGTCTGCAACAAGTCTTACAAGTCGCATAGCAACCTGAAGACACACGAGAAGGTCCACACTATTAGCAAACTAAGACAGATCCTAATCGAGGGTAGCATGACACGCACTTGCCGCCAGTAG
- the LOC127842274 gene encoding uncharacterized protein LOC127842274, with translation MPHDIGPELRLARPRNQRSYVSAAVRHREEIVGRSISASGFRKSEKQDRPSTTPVTPNTVASNEGEYHIELLEYEWPDLPPIVDMKDAVCRQRVSQGITYILPVDKGRNSIDNKYRTDLRAMFQEPYATEGTRYDDTRIIKSAKIHFRTNVVDTRWTVDQMKNIPITLNTESENARKIYAHSAPVGGRARTIPDDGKIQTRSSLYLPIKNSPHLKGQKIRKKLERISRQYLAEQDNDGTANKAETPDDDKDSDDMDASAKQEEETPVKPETQEQAGQPSEEIRQRNKDGNHKVVLERSQSRKSIVPFKRIVIEQNTSDENVRKEIRFSADEFESYEQLKATKPPKQIIPDMFKSEFLSNEKNQGIWDWLHYGESISDFEYFLSVCG, from the coding sequence ATGCCTCACGATATCGGACCGGAACTGCGACTGGCGCGACCCAGGAACCAGCGCAGCTATGTTTCTGCCGCCGTGCGCCATAGAGAAGAAATTGTCGGGCGGAGTATTTCCGCTTCCGGTTTTAGAAAATCGGAAAAGCAGGATCGCCCGTCAACAACGCCGGTGACGCCCAACACTGTCGCCTCTAATGAAGGTGAATATCACATCGAACTACTCGAGTACGAATGGCCGGATTTACCTCCTATCGTCGATATGAAAGATGCAGTGTGTCGACAGCGGGTTAGTCAAGGGATCACCTACATCCTCCCGGTTGACAAAGGTCGGAACTCCATTGACAATAAGTACAGAACTGACTTGCGTGCCATGTTCCAGGAACCGTACGCCACCGAAGGGACGCGATACGACGATACCCGCATCATTAAAAGTGCCAAAATACATTTTAGAACAAACGTGGTTGACACGCGGTGGACGGTTGATCAGATGAAAAATATCCCCATCACGCTTAACACCGAATCCGAAAACGCTAGAAAGATTTATGCTCATTCCGCCCCGGTAGGGGGTCGAGCAAGGACCATTCCTGACGACGGTAAAATACAAACTCGCTCGAGCCTGTATCTGCCAATAAAGAACTCGCCTCATCTGAAAGGTCAGAAGATTCGCAAGAAATTGGAGAGAATCTCGCGTCAGTATTTGGCTGAGCAGGACAACGACGGCACTGCAAATAAAGCTGAAACGCCGGATGACGACAAGGACAGTGATGACATGGACGCCAGTGCAAAGCAGGAAGAAGAGACGCCAGTCAAGCCTGAAACACAGGAACAAGCTGGGCAACCTTCAGAGGAGATTCGTCAGCGTAATAAAGATGGCAACCATAAAGTTGTGCTTGAAAGATCCCAGAGTCGTAAAAGCATAGTACCATTTAAAAGAATTGTTATCGAACAGAATACATCTGATGAAAACGTTAGAAAAGAAATTCGGTTTTCAGCGGACGAATTCGAATCGTATGAGCAATTAAAGGCAACTAAACCCCCGAAGCAAATTATACCGGACATGTTTAAATCGGAATTTCTTTCCAACGAAAAGAACCAAGGCATTTGGGACTGGCTGCATTATGGTGAAAGCATTTCGGATTTTGAATATTTCCTGTCTGTATGTGGATGA